One window of Rhinolophus ferrumequinum isolate MPI-CBG mRhiFer1 chromosome 26, mRhiFer1_v1.p, whole genome shotgun sequence genomic DNA carries:
- the LOC117018144 gene encoding U6 snRNA-associated Sm-like protein LSm8: protein MTSALENYINRTVAVITSDGRMIVGTLKGFDQTINLILDESHERVFSSSQGVEQVVLGLYIVRGDNVAVIGEIDEETDSALDLGNIRAEPLNSVAH from the exons ATGACGTCGGCTCTGGAGAATTACATCAACC GAACTGTTGCTGTTATTACTTCTGACGGGAGAATGATTGTG ggAACACTGAAAGGTTTTGACCAGACCATTAATTTGATTTTGGATGAAAGCCATGAACGCGTGTTCAGCTCTTCACAGGGAGTAGAACAAGTGGTACTAGGGTTATACATCGTAAGAGGTGACAATGT TGCAGTCATTGGAGAAattgatgaagaaacagattctGCACTTGATTTGGGGAACATTCGAGCAGAACCTCTAAACTCAGTAGCACACTGA